A section of the Humulus lupulus chromosome 2, drHumLupu1.1, whole genome shotgun sequence genome encodes:
- the LOC133817084 gene encoding F-box/kelch-repeat protein At3g27150, with translation MFEERKLQSEEERRSSSLHTNDSTTTSCRFSSPTERIMVHGNNNNRSKCSSHERRRLITGSSSSSSSSSSSSFPSSSSPKPQDADYPQPQLIDEVEALILARVPRSDYGKISLVNKRFFSLVRTGEIYNIRKQIRFREPTVFMLASGEQSWWAFDGHHFNSLRQLPILPAEFPFHNGDKETLCAGTHLLVSGNEHEAGPTVWIYNLVTNQWFRGPPMINSRNMFAAATCGTFGYVAGGVVKTVIGYETEKQYTSSAERYNPETRSWEALPDMHRKRGSCSGFYMDDRFFVIGGENMEGNLTCAEAFDEKRRKWDLIPNMLADMPVLNPRSPPLVAVANNELYSLEPSTNQLMVYVKASLSWRRLGAVPVRADAMGGWGVAFKSLGDELLVIGGNANAFAGPMLIYTCRPDPNARELNWRRIEVRRNRLQPFIFNCAVMLV, from the coding sequence ATGTTCGAAGAAAGGAAACTACAGAGCGAAGAAGAAAGACGAAGTAGTAGTTTGCACACAAATGATTCCACTACTACTTCTTGCAGGTTCAGCTCCCCAACCGAAAGAATCATGGTCCATGGGAATAACAACAACCGAAGCAAGTGCTCTTCCCATGAGAGAAGAAGACTTATTACtggttcatcttcttcttcttcttcttcatcttcatcttcgttTCCGTCCTCCTCAAGTCCCAAACCTCAGGATGCAGATTATCCCCAGCCTCAGCTCATTGATGAAGTAGAGGCTCTGATCTTAGCCCGAGTACCAAGATCAGACTACGGAAAAATCTCCCTTGTCAACAAAAGATTCTTTTCACTTGTCAGGACCGGAGAGATTTACAACATAAGAAAACAAATCAGGTTCAGAGAACCAACCGTTTTCATGCTTGCTTCTGGTGAACAGAGCTGGTGGGCTTTCGATGGTCACCATTTCAACTCTCTTCGGCAGCTGCCTATTTTACCAGCTGAGTTTCCCTTTCACAATGGTGACAAAGAGACCCTTTGCGCCGGAACCCATCTCTTGGTTTCTGGCAACGAGCACGAAGCTGGCCCCACCGTCTGGATATACAACCTGGTCACCAACCAATGGTTTAGAGGCCCACCCATGATAAACTCAAGGAACATGTTTGCTGCAGCCACTTGTGGCACCTTCGGGTACGTAGCAGGAGGTGTTGTCAAGACCGTTATTGGTTACGAAACCGAAAAGCAGTACACCAGCTCAGCCGAGAGATACAATCCGGAGACTAGATCATGGGAGGCTCTTCCAGACATGCACAGAAAAAGAGGGTCTTGCTCAGGTTTTTACATGGACGACAGGTTTTTCGTCATTGGTGGTGAGAACATGGAAGGGAATCTGACATGTGCGGAGGCCTTTGATGAGAAAAGAAGGAAATGGGATTTGATTCCAAACATGTTGGCAGACATGCCAGTGCTGAATCCAAGGTCTCCGCCGCTTGTTGCAGTGGCTAACAACGAGCTCTACTCGCTCGAGCCCTCCACAAACCAGCTCATGGTGTATGTGAAAGCAAGCCTGTCATGGAGGAGATTGGGAGCTGTTCCGGTGAGAGCTGATGCCATGGGAGGATGGGGTGTGGCGTTTAAATCTCTTGGGGATGAGCTGCTTGTCATTGGTGGTAATGCCAATGCGTTTGCTGGTCCTATGTTGATATACACTTGCCGACCTGACCCCAACGCTAGGGAGCTGAACTGGAGGCGCATTGAGGTCCGCCGCAACAGGCTGCAGCCCTTCATATTCAATTGCGCAGTCATGTTAgtttga